A segment of the Panicum hallii strain FIL2 chromosome 1, PHallii_v3.1, whole genome shotgun sequence genome:
CGCTCTGCTGCTAATCCCGTGACGTCAGTGGCCGAAAACGACCCACCACATCCTAATCTTCAAAAATAACCTTTTAGCAGAGCTTTAACCGGAGCCGGCTTTAGAGCCGTTTTTGAATCCCTGCCAAAGCGGCTCTGCCTATTACTATAGGCAGAACACACAAAACAATTCTTTTTCGAGTAACACACATAACAACTAATATACAGCTTGGGCCAGATATCTATGACTAGAAAATTGTAACTGCCAAGGATCCATTATCATAGATACAACGAGCAACAACCAAGATACAATTTGAACCCTGATATCATAATTAAAaatatttaaatattttagctACATATGCAACTTGGGCCATCGATGTTTGTTAGTTGGACAAGTAGGCCACTCTGGTTGAAGGGCCCCATCAGCCGCACTCATCTCTCACCTTGAAGCCGGGCCCGGCGCAAAAGCGCTGCCGACGTGTTATTGCGTGCGTGCCGCACACACTCCCCCGGCGAGGCCAAATGCTCCGCACCGAATCATCCCCGGCGCCCAACTTGCCCGCTTTCCTCTCCTTGTTTACTCCCTTATTTGCAAGCGATCTTGGAAGCGTCTAGGCTCCAGCGTTTTTAAGCAGCGTGTCAATTTTAAGCGCCTTCCCCTTCTCCTATCATCCTCCACCATCACCTTCCTGCGCCAACCTTGTCTGGGAGCTCCCCTTGTCTGTTCCTCCCGCCTGACTGTATCTGCTCTGCTGCCAGCTGCCACCAACCGAgccgggcggaggaggaagaatgGGCGAAAAAAATCCCGGAAAGCTGACTCCTTGCTAGATGCGCCTCAGTGCCCCACTTTTCTTTCCGCCCAGATTAGCTGCTGCGATTCCTCGCCCGATTTGCTCTTCCTCCCCGGAGCGGCCTCGAGTTTGCACTCCTTTCCACTGCGGCGATTGTTGGGAgagccctcgccgccgcctcggtacTGTTCTTCCCCAATCCTAGCTCGTCGCGTCCTTCCTTGGCCTCGAGGATTTCTTGTTCGAGGATGGGGGATTTCTCGTGCGCCTAGGATTCCCCTTTCTTGCTTGCTTCGGTTCTTGCGTTGCCATAACTGACGTGCCACAGATTGTAGCGGCAGCAGCCGTCCGCGCTTTGCAGACCCCAGCTGCAAGCTTTGGCTATTTCCGCCTCCCCGCCCCACAAATCCCGCTGCAAACTCTCCACCGCCCAAGAAAAGGCGGCGGCTTTTCGCCGGCTGGCAGCCATCTTCTCACGAGTTTGGTGAGGTTTTGGATCAGCCAGCACAGGCCTTTCTGCTGAATATCCCCAAAGGCCTTCTTGGTCTTTGGTTGGAATCGGGAGCTCTGTGCTCAGGCCGGAGCGGGTGGTCTCTCGTCGGAGATGGAGGGGAATCTGCCGCCGCGAGCCCTGATCCCGGGCGGGGCCCCCTTCGATCTGGGGCAGCCGTTCCACTTCGCCGACCAGCCCCAGGTGGTTCAGGTTCACCAGGGAGCTTTCGCTGCCCCCGCCGCGAACCAGATGCAGGGCTTCGGGAGTGCGGTGAAGCCCTCGCTGAGCTCCGAGGAGGACGCCGACGACGGCCACCATGGCCGCGGCAAGGCTGCGGCCCCGACCTCGCAGTGGCACCGGGTCAAGTGGACCAGCGACATGGTCAAGCTGCTCGTGTCGGCCGTGGCCTACATCGACGAGGACATCGACACGGACCACGGCACCAGCAGCGGGAGGAAGAAGCACGCCATGCTCAAGAGGAAGGGCAAGTGGAGGCTCGTCTCCTCGGTCATGACCGAGAGGGGGTTCTCCGTGTCACCGCAGCAGTGCGAGGATAAGTTCAACGACCTCAACAAGAGGTACAAGAGGCTCACCGAGATCCTTGGCCGGGGTACGGCTTGTGAGATCGTTGAGAAACCGGCACTCCTTGAACAGGTTAGCCTATCTGCGAAGCTCAAGGAGGAGGCCAAGAAGCACCTGAGCTCAAAGCACCTGCACTACGAGGAGATGTGCTCCTACCACAACCATAACCGGCACTGCCTGCTTGATGATCCGTCCCTTCAGAGGTCGCTGCGTGTGGCGCTTAGGAGTCCGGGTGAACAGGGAAAGAAGTGCTCGTTTGGAtatgatgatgaggatgatcAGATGTTTCTTTCTGATGAAGATGACGAGGATGATGGGTTCAATGATGATCTGGAGTTCAGTGCTGAAGATCATCGTCATCACAGAGTTCATGGCAGCAAGAAGCTGAAGCATGACCATGAGGGGGGATGTTGTGGGTCTCATCTGTCAGAAGTTGCTGCCATTGACATGAATCAAATGTTTTCTGAGGGAACTGGTGGTTCTGCACAGAAGAATCCAAGTGGTATGAATGCAGTTCAAATTGAGAGACAACGCCTGAAGATAAAAGAGGATATGCTGAAACTCGAGCAGAGCCGCTTGAAGTGGCTGAGGTCCTGCAAGGAGAAGGACAGGGAACTGGAGAAGATGAAGTTAGAGAATGAAAGGATGGAGCTGGAAAATGAGAGGCTGGAGCTGGAGCTGAAGCTTAAGGAAATTGAGATGGGCATCAAACCAAAGAGGATTTACTGATTACATTATGGAAACGGTAGAACTAGAAACTCTAGAGTTGCTGGTAATCCTTTTGTTTTTCACAGTAGCTTAGATATTAGGATGTATTACATAAATTTTCATCTTAGCTAACTGCATATCGGTTAAGTTAATGACTCTTCCAGTGTTAGTCTTACAGTAAGTACAGTTTGACATCTGAATGTGGTATTTAGTTTTATCATTACTTATGCTGTCCGCCTCTCTGCAATTGGATGTGTTATGTGTTGATTGATCTGTTTATTTTCTGATCTGTTTGCTGTGTCATTATTATGACTTGTCTCCAATTATTTGAGGATCTGTCCTGGTTCGTACTCCTTCTGTGGGATATCCATATATGATGTTGAGGCATTGTCTCAATGCACTTTTTTAATGTCATTGTTATACTGATGTCAACCTAGAGCTTGTATCTTCACCATGTTTTCCAGGTTGGTTAGGATAGCTCACTGTTAAGTTTCAGAAATCATGTGGTttttgtcgggttttatccggctgcccatcgaggggtatacccaaggcggtaggttttgggttaggatgcgccgagatcaggaagtcgaaggtgccgacaacacaagatttagacaggttcaggccgcaatatgcgtaatgccctacgtcctgtatgatggtttgtattgctttgatgttgatctggtgatcttggttttgagggggtccctgcccgcccttacatgaatcctagcctgattctagcttaggaatcgtactcaagtacaactcgagttgttttcttctatatcgactagttctactccgcatgcgggtagaatacaacataaacaagGTACAGGGCACATCCTATCCCCTaacccaatacggactccttgatgtacacagccccgtggccccgggtctgataagcccccgagctcttcgtagctgagtactgcaggctcttcgagtacttctgaagcaatcttcgacttctttggaagctccgtcttgaaatttctcttcgagtactcttctgactgcatcgaagctatgaggtgctcatgccccgaattctttcttctgtatggggtgcgatgaataatcgcactccatatggagtagcccccgagtcttaggttgaatcgaagaatcaagctgagggtcaaactagtcttgagtcttttcttcttatccttcgagtactttcgaaaaataagtagtcgatgccacgtgtctcacagcccccgagtcttgaatccaaatcccacaaacttggagataaggatccgaaagtcgtggcatgcagtatTACTCTGAAATTCCGAAAAAAAAAACTCTTtgccttctgcatagtgaaattaagcctcccgctggtttatttaaccgcgcggtgacttaaggttttttctgcactctcagtcttcatatgagtcgtcttcgagtagttttgcggcgtccagcccccgagcttacgagccaggagagccaaaggaaccatgtcgagtagtgcgcatcacctagcccccaagcctgggaactagcggaactgtgatggcacgccctactgcctggagggttgttgccgaagcttgatctgaaaaaagacaatacatacattatgtagcataatgcgaagataccgagtagtactcagtaataatatgaaggaaccaaaatttattcggtgtaaaaatttcacgtcttgctcttgctaggccatgtaatttccccggacagttagcctgttacgtttaatcacctgatccctgatggccatagaccatagcgtagggaactttgccgcatgcacgcgtaggagcataggcttacagaagagtcgaggtttcacggattaaggcgtgtgctacccgagtactttagcaaccgttaagagaagacaaagaagtcgtcatgcgacaaagaggatgcgcggtgcgtataaagtagtcggcgatgtgtagctctggagggtttcgtacccatcgagagacatacacgcataagtagtcggcgagtgcgtgtgtggcaacacgcaaagatctatacttccatagggtgtagtcccatgaagcctccagcactcagaacacaaccttgtggcgtagcctccgtagtcagtgtcctaaggccgtggcaaagccgccagCACTCGGTGCATTAAGTCTGTGACAGAGCCTCCAGTACTCGGTGCACCAAAGTTGTGGCTGTCGGTCTAACatcccaggagtagtcgatcagggcgtagcctccgagggtttcatgcccatcgagaggcgtacccgaaAGGGTAGCCGATTCTGTGGAGAACACGTCGGAAAAGGTaaaaatcacttagcttgattcgtggatgaataTCGACGAAGCCGAAGAGCTCGTtaatggagctgcgacggtttgttgatgaagctcgactagtcggagtcgattccgactagttttcaagtcgagacgagtagttgaagtaatcgtcggcgagctgccgatcgtcctcgcgaagtcgaagtagtcaaacccgtcgctgctgcgcgcggatactgcggcacaagccgaagttgaaccgggttgtcgaggtcgacggccgcggtgcatcgacgttgcagcgcaaaGCGAAGTCGaaccgagtagtcgaggtcgatgtagccgttcgctgaaggatccgatctcgaactcgataaATCGATCCACCGATGCACATGCATgaaggtagcaatccgccacctggtgaactagaaagatgccaacgagttcgccgatggatcttcgacgcgccccctacctggcgcgccagctgtcgggttttatccggctgcccaccgaggggtacacccaaggtggtaggttttgggttaggatgcgccgagatcaggaactcgaaggtgccgacaatacaagatttagacaggttcaggccgcaatatgcgtaatgccctacgtcctgtatgatggtttgtattgccttgatgttgatctggtgatcttggttttgagggggtccctgcccgcccttatatatccgggaggacagggttacatgaatcctagcctgatactagcttaggaatcgtactcaagtacaactcgggTTGTTTCCTTccatatcgactagttctactccgcatgcgggtagaatacaacataaacatggtacaggacacgtcctatcccctagcccaatacggactccttgatgtacacagccccgtggccccgggtctgacagtttTTTCACTGATATTTTTGCATTGCTCAGCTGGCCTACTGCATAATATGCTGTATTGACCATCTCAGGACTAGTAACAGGAGTAATACTAGTGAGCAGCTATTCATCTCTACAAGTATGTTCTGCATTTGTTTGGGCCATCGGTGGGCTACAAGCCTACAGCTGTTAAACATTCAAAAGATTTTATAGTCATGTTCTTACCTCTGTTTATATTTTGATGCTTCGTAGATGCATGTAGTGTCCACTTTGCATGTCTTAGGTGACAGTAGTTCCTGGACAGAATGCCCAGTTTTGTTGAAAAGGGATGAAGAGTAGTATATAACTGCTTCCTTTGAGGTCCCACTGCTGCTTTCGCGGCAATTGTATATACAGTGGGTACCAGTTTGATGCCTGAATAGGATACTTAATGCTATAGCATTACTTTGTTAACCATCTCAGTTGTGTGTTTGTAGGATGCTTTTGTTTTGTATATTAAGTGTATTTCTTCTTTCGTTTGCTATTGTTATTGTTCTTTGACATCTCTGCAACTGCAAGGTCTGTCCTGGTTAATACTTGTTACATTGATATCACTGGAGTGTTTGATATCATCACCGTGGTTTCCTGGTTGACTTGATCCAAGGTACTGTTTAACTGCACAGTTTGAGAAACCATTTTTCACTGATGTTTAAGGTGGTACCTTGCTGATTGTATTAAACATCACTAGGCTTTCTGGATTAACATACAGGAGTACCAGCACATTTCCATGAGCTAGTGTAATTGAAAACCTGCAGGTTATGTATTAGGTTTGGCAGTTGGTGGGCTAGAACTCCAACCATGTATTCTAAATCCCACGCTGTGTTCAATGCTGTTTGATATTGTGAGTAATTTGTTGGTTCTGATGCTATTACCTTTTTGCGTGTAATAATCGGATCCTACTATTTCCTGATGTGGCAGACAAGAGCGCCTGGTTTTGCTGAAAAGGGTTAAGGCTCTGCACCTGATGCCTTTGCGGTCCAACtgccttttttattttttgataAACAAGGTCCAACTGCTTTTGAGGCTTTGACCTGAGAACCTGTGGTGTCTCTGAAACGGTATGCCGTGGACATGGTGCAATTACATTGGTTTTCAGTTCTTGCTGTTGCTGGCGAAATGTCTCTGAAATCAGTGATGTCAAGTGTCTGCTACCACATTGAGGTCGTAGCTATGCATTTTCTTGGAAAGAACCGCTTGTTTTCTGAAGAAGACACATTCCAACACCACAATCATGGTGGGAAATGGTCGTCGCGCATCCGTCTCTGACAGACTGGATGTTTTCTGATCCAGGAACCATGATTGCATCCGGAATACTGGAACAGCATTACAGCAAAGAAAAACCACTTGTGCGTGGTCATGCCAGAAGAGGGCCGCTGGCACACGAATGCAATGAGAACTGAAGACACCGTCTTCTGCATATGGGATCCAAGAAATACAGGTAGTCACTTGTGTGTGAACAATTCAGAGAGTGCAAAGGCTGGTCCCAGGTGTGGTTTGTGGAGCCAGGAAATTCTGGGCGCTGTCGTCCTGCAGATGCCCAGCACGGGCCAGCACCTGTATGACAGAGCATGCCTCAGAGGCACCAGTCAGACTCCTGCTCCGGTAGCATTTTGTTTCACCTACTTTTTTTTATGCCTCAATTCTCCTGTTTGTGTGATTGTTTCACCTACTTGATTCTACAACAATCTGCAACATGGTAGTGCTAGAATTTCATATGTGCAATGGGGAAGCTTGCTGCGTTGTGCTGTACAGCGATGGAAACGCGAGCTGCCTGGCCGGCGGCCGGGTCCTGCGCCCCAGGGCGCTTGCCGGAGGGGCCCTGAGCCTGAGCCTGATGGGGGCCTAAAGCCTCTTTTAAAGACTCGCACGCTTTTGCAGTTTCCCAGAGCTGATGGTGCCGAGACCGGCGGCAAGGCCACATTGCCCACTCGCAGCCTCGCTACATATAGATATAGGCCGCATTGCAGTCTCTCCTCGCAGTCTCTTCTCCCTTGCCTTCCCGTCTCTCCTGTTGGGGCGAGCCTCCTCTCCTCTTGTTGGCCATGGGAGCGTGCGCGACGAAGCCGGGTGACCTCAAGGTCAAGGGCGAGGCGCCGCTGGTGGCGGAGGACGCCGCGGCGGCACCGGTGGCGAGCGAGGAGAAGGCGAAGGCCGACGGGGTCGTCCCGGCGGCCGCCGAGGCCGACCCGGCTGACGCCAGCCGCCGGAGGTCCCTCAGCGACCTGCTCAAACAGGTGAGCAGCGGCTTCGTTTCCTTCACTACTGCTTCAGTACTTAAGAGTCTTACTGTCCTAAGCTTCAGTTGTCTATGCTTCTTTCAAATGACCCCCCCAAAAAACATAACAAATGCTGCTGCCATGGATTAACATGAGTAAACCAAT
Coding sequences within it:
- the LOC112884725 gene encoding uncharacterized protein LOC112884725 yields the protein MEGNLPPRALIPGGAPFDLGQPFHFADQPQVVQVHQGAFAAPAANQMQGFGSAVKPSLSSEEDADDGHHGRGKAAAPTSQWHRVKWTSDMVKLLVSAVAYIDEDIDTDHGTSSGRKKHAMLKRKGKWRLVSSVMTERGFSVSPQQCEDKFNDLNKRYKRLTEILGRGTACEIVEKPALLEQVSLSAKLKEEAKKHLSSKHLHYEEMCSYHNHNRHCLLDDPSLQRSLRVALRSPGEQGKKCSFGYDDEDDQMFLSDEDDEDDGFNDDLEFSAEDHRHHRVHGSKKLKHDHEGGCCGSHLSEVAAIDMNQMFSEGTGGSAQKNPSGMNAVQIERQRLKIKEDMLKLEQSRLKWLRSCKEKDRELEKMKLENERMELENERLELELKLKEIEMGIKPKRIY